From the genome of Phytohabitans rumicis, one region includes:
- a CDS encoding GNAT family N-acetyltransferase, with amino-acid sequence MVREWDPRTASSAEIGSLLDTLNAVLAADLPEDPLWQDASLREYQSETMPGERRISWIAEEEPGPDGAPGRLLGHTNVLLLGDIGVVELFVHPSLRRTGLARQMLTKAVRRAYDEGFSSIGVEVVGGTPAVAFYESLGFEREYVETRSVLKLSTVDWMALGEMAGSISNGYRVEFFPGGPGDDLIEAYAVAKSAMRDIDDGDLDLRPSSYDPQRLRESLACLHRRGMKPYIVLAIHERTGAVAGLTEVVVPAQHPTRADQYDTIVVPDHRGYGIDRAIKARMLFELRSAEPDLAEVQTWNALDNEPMLKVNAELGFQPDREWYEYGADVAELLHRLDPKT; translated from the coding sequence ATGGTGCGCGAGTGGGATCCTCGGACTGCGTCGTCCGCGGAGATTGGGTCCCTGCTGGACACTCTCAACGCGGTGCTCGCGGCCGACCTCCCGGAAGATCCGTTGTGGCAGGACGCCTCCCTTCGGGAGTACCAGTCCGAGACCATGCCTGGCGAGCGACGGATCTCGTGGATCGCCGAGGAGGAGCCGGGCCCGGACGGGGCGCCCGGACGACTACTCGGACACACCAACGTGCTGCTGCTCGGCGACATCGGCGTGGTCGAGCTCTTCGTGCACCCGTCCCTGCGGCGCACCGGCCTGGCCCGCCAGATGCTGACCAAGGCGGTGCGGCGGGCGTACGACGAGGGCTTCTCGTCGATCGGCGTCGAGGTGGTCGGCGGCACCCCGGCGGTGGCGTTCTACGAGTCGCTCGGCTTCGAGCGGGAGTACGTCGAAACACGCAGCGTGCTTAAGCTGTCCACGGTGGACTGGATGGCGTTGGGCGAGATGGCCGGCAGCATCAGCAACGGCTACCGGGTGGAGTTCTTCCCCGGCGGGCCGGGTGACGACCTCATCGAGGCGTACGCGGTGGCCAAGTCGGCGATGCGCGACATTGACGACGGCGACCTCGACCTGCGCCCCAGCTCGTACGATCCGCAGCGGCTCCGGGAGAGCCTGGCCTGCCTGCACCGGCGCGGCATGAAGCCGTACATCGTGCTCGCGATCCACGAGCGCACCGGTGCGGTGGCCGGGCTGACCGAGGTCGTGGTGCCGGCGCAGCACCCGACCCGGGCCGACCAGTACGACACGATCGTCGTGCCGGACCACCGCGGCTACGGCATCGACCGGGCGATCAAGGCACGGATGCTCTTCGAGCTGCGCTCGGCCGAGCCCGACCTCGCCGAGGTGCAGACGTGGAACGCGCTCGACAACGAGCCGATGCTGAAGGTCAACGCCGAGCTCGGGTTCCAGCCGGACCGCGAGTGGTACGAGTACGGCGCGGACGTGGCGGAGCTGCTGCACCGCCTCGATCCGAAAACGTGA
- a CDS encoding lytic transglycosylase domain-containing protein: MRHTRRVADGEATPPTERPLRSATPEWAGPLGSSGAAPEQEPEASTPAPKSEPATVTVGPASVVPDAPKPERPRRRMPGPRQAARAVGSWARRPSGRLTLPGVLLLVLVVAGAGAGAIVIPMTAGSRTDAAGGTPSPEATGTAQAPDALGPTGIPTGGFPTTVPTATPTATGAASVGRPADVLAGWATQTATKVDIPWVAMQAYGYAELVLAQTRPGCQLRWTTLAAIGKVESNHGRHNATLGTDGQSAPRILGPALDGTNNTQRILDSDDGVLDGDLTYDRAVGPMQFIPSTWRLHEIDADNDGLKDPNDIDDATLAAGNYLCQGTRNLSSGTDWWNAIYSYNDVKPYAQAVFDAANDYGAKSRT; encoded by the coding sequence ATGAGACATACTCGACGGGTGGCGGACGGGGAGGCGACACCACCGACAGAGCGACCGTTGCGCTCGGCCACTCCCGAGTGGGCCGGGCCGCTGGGCAGCTCCGGAGCGGCTCCCGAGCAGGAGCCGGAGGCGAGCACGCCCGCACCGAAATCCGAGCCGGCTACGGTCACGGTGGGGCCCGCTTCTGTCGTACCCGATGCGCCTAAGCCAGAACGACCACGGCGGCGGATGCCCGGACCGCGGCAGGCGGCCCGTGCGGTGGGCTCGTGGGCGCGGCGGCCGAGCGGCCGGCTGACACTGCCCGGCGTGCTGCTGCTCGTGCTCGTCGTGGCGGGCGCGGGGGCCGGTGCCATCGTGATCCCGATGACCGCCGGCTCGCGCACGGACGCCGCCGGCGGCACGCCGAGCCCGGAGGCCACCGGGACGGCACAGGCGCCGGACGCCCTCGGGCCGACCGGCATCCCGACCGGCGGATTCCCCACGACGGTACCGACGGCCACGCCCACGGCGACCGGGGCGGCCTCCGTTGGGCGCCCGGCCGACGTGCTGGCCGGCTGGGCCACCCAAACCGCCACCAAGGTAGACATTCCGTGGGTGGCGATGCAGGCGTACGGCTACGCCGAGTTGGTCCTCGCCCAGACCCGCCCGGGCTGCCAACTGCGATGGACCACGCTCGCGGCGATCGGCAAGGTCGAGTCCAACCACGGCCGGCACAACGCCACGCTGGGCACCGACGGGCAGTCGGCGCCGCGGATCCTCGGCCCGGCCCTCGACGGCACCAACAACACCCAGCGGATCCTGGATTCCGACGACGGGGTGCTGGACGGCGACCTCACATACGACCGGGCGGTCGGGCCGATGCAGTTCATCCCGTCCACGTGGCGGCTGCACGAGATCGACGCGGACAACGACGGTCTCAAGGACCCGAACGATATTGATGACGCGACGCTCGCGGCCGGTAACTATCTGTGTCAGGGTACGCGCAACCTGAGCAGCGGCACGGATTGGTGGAACGCGATCTATTCATACAACGACGTGAAACCATATGCGCAGGCAGTGTTTGACGCGGCAAATGACTACGGGGCGAAGAGCCGCACATAG
- a CDS encoding FmdB family zinc ribbon protein: MPRYEFRCRACGDTFEVNRPMTDSGQPASCPQGHADTVKLLSAVSVTGRGSAATGGSGASAAGGGGCCGGGCGCG, encoded by the coding sequence ATGCCCCGGTACGAGTTTCGGTGCCGCGCCTGCGGCGACACATTCGAGGTCAATCGCCCGATGACCGATTCTGGTCAGCCGGCGTCCTGTCCACAGGGCCACGCCGACACCGTCAAGCTGCTGTCCGCCGTGTCCGTCACCGGGCGTGGCTCGGCCGCCACCGGTGGATCTGGTGCGAGCGCCGCGGGGGGCGGCGGGTGCTGCGGAGGCGGGTGTGGCTGCGGCTGA